A window of Malania oleifera isolate guangnan ecotype guangnan chromosome 5, ASM2987363v1, whole genome shotgun sequence contains these coding sequences:
- the LOC131155872 gene encoding probable inactive leucine-rich repeat receptor kinase XIAO encodes MANLLYILILFLLTTVQKVQSRTAPLDFKALKDIRDAIKNIRPGSCVASWNFSRNAPDPCTVPRRTYFTCGVECDPTATRVIQLNLRSQSYSGSLSPSVTNLTRLQVLDLSDNSFSGSIPSLSLLSNLQSLSLGSNSFSGSFPSSITKLSSLQELDISRNKLSGSLPDDLTSLSSLTLLDLSDNKLRGSLPRLPHSLRQLALRANSLNGDLSKSSLRNLTRLETVDLAANSFSKTLPSWFFLLASLEQVNLTQNGLEGVQIGNQTGRFSKLVAIDLAFNKIKGNISPNFSTFPQLASLSLRQNLLDGPIPTQLGEMKKLQRLYLDGNFLTGIPPVKLFSKLTTGSFGDNCLQKCPRTSFLCSAPQKPASKCLKQHAEW; translated from the coding sequence ATGGCCAATCTCCTCTACATCTTAATCCTCTTCCTGCTCACCACCGTCCAAAAAGTGCAGTCCCGTACTGCGCCCTTAGACTTCAAAGCCCTCAAAGACATCCGAGACGCCATAAAAAACATCCGTCCTGGCTCCTGCGTGGCCTCCTGGAACTTCTCTCGCAATGCTCCCGACCCCTGCACTGTCCCTCGCCGCACCTACTTCACCTGCGGCGTCGAGTGCGACCCGACCGCCACCCGAGTCATCCAACTCAACCTCAGGTCGCAGAGTTACTCCGGCAGCCTCTCCCCATCCGTCACCAACCTCACCCGTCTCCAGGTCCTCGACCTCTCCGACAATTCCTTCAGCGGTTCCATcccctctctctcccttctctctaaccTCCAAAGCCTGTCCTTGGGATCCAACTCCTTCTCTGGTTCATTTCCTTCCTCCATAACCAAACTCAGTTCCCTCCAAGAATTAGACATTTCGCGGAACAAACTCAGTGGGTCTCTCCCCGATGACTTGACTTCTCTAAGTAGTTTGACCTTGCTCGATCTTAGCGACAACAAACTGAGAGGGTCTTTGCCTAGACTTCCCCATAGCTTAAGACAGCTTGCCCTGAGGGCCAATAGCCTAAATGGGGATCTCTCGAAATCGTCCTTACGCAACTTAACCCGGTTGGAGACGGTCGACCTCGCTGCAAACTCCTTTTCTAAAACACTGCCAAGCTGGTTCTTCCTCCTCGCTTCTCTGGAACAAGTCAATTTAACGCAAAATGGACTCGAAGGCGTCCAGATCGGAAACCAAACCGGCAGGTTCAGCAAACTCGTCGCTATCGATCTGGCGTTCAACAAAATCAAGGGGAACATATCCCCAAATTTTAGCACCTTTCCCCAGTTGGCGTCTCTGTCCCTTCGACAGAACCTGTTGGACGGCCCAATCCCGACGCAGCTGGGCGAAATGAAAAAACTCCAGAGGCTGTATTTGGACGGGAACTTCTTGACCGGGATTCCGCCTGTCAAACTCTTTTCGAAGTTGACTACTGGCAGTTTCGGAGATAATTGCCTGCAGAAATGTCCGCGAACCTCATTTCTGTGTTCTGCTCCACAAAAGCCCGCTTCGAAATGCCTTAAACAACATGCAGAATGGTAG